The following are encoded together in the Daucus carota subsp. sativus chromosome 5, DH1 v3.0, whole genome shotgun sequence genome:
- the LOC108223580 gene encoding monothiol glutaredoxin-S10: MALLNFHLSTPPPHFSHSPSKAPSLSLRPTCSITHKTPSKFSIIHASRNSGLFRVRAMTPSFGSRLEETVRKTVSDNPVVVYSKSWCSYSTEVKQLFKRLGVQPLVIELDQLGPQGPQLQKVLERLTGQHTVPNVFIGAKHIGGCTDTIKLHRKGELEPLLSEACGKKAES, from the exons ATGGCTCTTCTCAACTTTCATTTGTCTACCCCACCCCCACATTTCTCTCACTCTCCTTCTAAAGCACCCTCACTCTCTCTTCGTCCCACTTGTTCAATCACCCACAAAACCCCATCTAAATTCTCCATCATTCATGCCTCAAGAAATTCGGGTCTCTTTCGGGTTCGGGCAATGACACCCTCGTTCGGGTCCCGGTTAGAAGAGACTGTTAGAAAGACTGTTTCTGATAACCCTGTTGTTGTTTACTCTAAATCTTGGTGTTC GTATTCGACTGAGGTGAAACAATTGTTCAAGAGGCTTGGTGTGCAACCATTAGTTATTGAATTGGATCAATTGG GTCCCCAAGGACCGCAACTACAGAAGGTGCTGGAAAGACTGACCGGACAGCATACGGTGCCAAATGTTTTTATTG GGGCTAAACACATTGGAGGTTGTACAG ATACTATCAAACTACACCGGAAAGGAGAGCTTGAACCTTTGCTGTCAGAAGCTTGTGGCAAAAAGGCAGAGAGCTAA
- the LOC108223581 gene encoding photosystem I reaction center subunit IV, chloroplastic yields the protein MASCSMASAARGFVVTPSATNPNTTTTKMMMFNPPCNSSRNFRSGRLVVRAAEDAAAAPPAAVPEAAAPPAAKPPPIGPKRGTTVTILRKESYWYKGTGSVVAVDQDPKTRYPVVVRFKKVNYAGVSTNNYALDEIKEV from the exons ATGGCTAGCTGCAGTATGGCATCAGCTGCTCGTGGATTTGTAGTAACACCAAGTGCCACAAATCCCAACACCACCACCACTAAGATGATGATGTTCAACCCACCTTGTAATTCTTCTAGAAACTTCCGGTCTGGTAGATTGGTTGTCAGAGCTGCTGAGGACGCTGCGGCGGCGCCACCTGCAGCTGTCCCGGAAGCTGCGGCTCCTCCGGCGGCCAAGCCCCCGCCAATCGGCCCCAAGAGAGGAACCACA GTGACGATTCTTAGGAAAGAGTCTTACTGGTACAAAGGCACCGGATCAGTTGTTGCTGTTGATCAG GACCCCAAAACTCGCTACCCGGTTGTTGTCCGGTTCAAGAAAGTGAATTATGCCGGTGTATCTACAAACAACTATGCATTGGATGAGATTAAGGAAGTGTAA